The following coding sequences are from one Gossypium hirsutum isolate 1008001.06 chromosome A12, Gossypium_hirsutum_v2.1, whole genome shotgun sequence window:
- the LOC107925779 gene encoding probable mannitol dehydrogenase produces MNPTMTRLPEEEHPNKAFGWAARDSYGVLSPFKFSRRATGEKDVAFKVLYCGICHSDLHMAKNEWGTSIYPLVPGHEIAGEVTEVGSKVQKFKVGDRVGVGCLVGSCRSCDSCKDNLENYCPKMVLTYGAKYYDGTITYGGYSDTMVADEHFSVRIPDNMPLDAAAPLLCAGITVYSPLRYYELDRPGLHIGVVGLGGLGHVAVKFAKAMGVKVTVISTSPNKKKEALENLGADSFLVSRDQDQLQGAIGTLDGIIDTVSAQHPVLPLLALLKSHGKLVLLGAPEKPLELPVFPLIQGRKVIGGSLIGGMKETQEMIDFAAKHDVKPDIEVIAMDYVNTAMERLLKADVKYRFVIDIGNTLKIHS; encoded by the exons ATGAATCCAACAATGACAAGATTGCCAGAAGAAGAGCACCCTAACAAGGCTTTTGGATGGGCTGCCAGAGACAGTTATGGTGTTCTCTCTCCCTTCAAATTTTCCAGaag GGCAACAGGTGAGAAGGATGTAGCCTTCAAGGTGCTTTATTGTGGGATTTGCCATTCTGATCTTCATATGGCCAAGAATGAATGGGGTACTTCCATCTACCCTCTTGTTCCTGG TCACGAGATTGCCGGTGAAGTGACGGAGGTGGGAAGTAAGGTCCAAAAGTTCAAAGTTGGAGACCGTGTTGGGGTTGGGTGTCTGGTCGGGTCATGCCGTTCCTGCGATAGCTGCAAAGACAATCTTGAGAACTATTGCCCCAAAATGGTACTTACTTACGGAGCCAAGTACTATGATGGAACTATTACATACGGAGGCTACTCCGACACTATGGTTGCTGACGAGCACTTTAGTGTCCGCATACCTGATAACATGCCTCTTGATGCTGCCGCTCCACTGCTCTGTGCTGGGATTACAGTGTATAGTCCATTGAGATATTATGAACTCGATAGGCCTGGTTTGCACATCGGTGTGGTTGGACTGGGTGGACTCGGTCATGTTGCAGTAAAATTTGCCAAGGCAATGGGGGTTAAAGTCACAGTGATCAGCACATCTCCGAATAAGAAGAAAGAAGCTTTGGAAAATCTTGGTGCAGATTCGTTTTTAGTCAGTCGAGACCAAGATCAACTTCAG GGTGCCATTGGCACATTGGACGGAATCATAGACACAGTGTCAGCTCAACACCCTGTGCTGCCATTGCTTGCGCTGTTGAAGTCTCACGGGAAGCTTGTTCTTCTTGGTGCTCCAGAGAAACCACTTGAGTTGCCTGTGTTTCCTTTAATCCAAG GGAGGAAAGTAATAGGAGGAAGCTTGATCGGAGGGATGAAGGAAACTCAAGAGATGATTGATTTCGCAGCTAAACATGACGTAAAACCTGACATTGAAGTTATAGCTATGGATTATGTGAACACAGCTATGGAACGCCTTCTTAAAGCGGATGTCAAATATAGATTTGTGATCGACATTGgaaatacattgaaaattcattCTTGA